One window of the Pedobacter ginsengisoli genome contains the following:
- a CDS encoding RNA polymerase sigma factor — MTTYSLLSDQELRTKLVFGDEYAFAEFYERYSAGILGFVKKFVHSADLSEDLTQEIFIKIWQCRSKLADVQSLKAYLYIVARNHTLNSLKKAFRSEVAMSEVVNSFVEERNCTEDELLSKEYYDYLHNALAQLSPRSREIFKLCREQGKSYDEVATALGISRNAVKNHMVASMKILRTAVEKDLGISLGVILVMLLK; from the coding sequence ATGACCACATATTCTCTACTTTCTGATCAGGAACTCAGGACTAAATTAGTCTTTGGAGACGAGTATGCTTTTGCAGAATTCTATGAGAGGTATAGTGCCGGGATTTTGGGTTTTGTTAAAAAGTTTGTTCATTCTGCCGACCTTTCGGAAGATCTTACTCAGGAAATATTCATAAAAATCTGGCAATGCAGGTCAAAGCTGGCAGATGTTCAATCATTAAAAGCTTACCTATATATAGTTGCCCGTAACCATACTTTAAATAGTCTTAAAAAAGCCTTTCGTTCTGAAGTTGCTATGTCGGAGGTAGTAAACAGCTTTGTTGAAGAGCGAAATTGTACAGAAGATGAACTTTTGAGTAAAGAGTATTACGATTATCTGCATAATGCCTTAGCACAACTGTCGCCACGCAGTAGAGAAATTTTTAAACTGTGCAGAGAGCAGGGTAAAAGTTATGATGAAGTGGCAACGGCACTTGGCATTTCCCGAAATGCCGTAAAAAACCATATGGTTGCTTCTATGAAAATTCTTAGAACGGCGGTCGAAAAGGACCTAGGTATTTCTTTAGGGGTGATTTTGGTTATGCTCTTAAAATAA
- a CDS encoding FecR family protein yields MEDNEFYKILVNRYINKQLTDDELELFVQLTKEGKLDDHLLAAMSKKGDISESDQEDYDRQTKTKRLWYKLTAAAVVLVVLSVGLYSYFNHNIIDGNKQSVYAKHDAEPGGDKATLTLADGTEISLTDADNGQIAKQAGVAITKNTSGQLVYTVVESGKKEIAYNTITTPRGGQYQVNLPDGTQVWLNAASSIKFPTSFANASNRKVELKGEAYFEVFKNKKLPFIVVTDKQEVEVFGTHFNINSYDDETSVKTTLLEGSVKVSLLSGGNKGTSRFLKPGEQASVEYQTRNLKIGKANIDQVMAWQKGYFHFEGDDLQSVLRQLSRWYDVDVVYQLSHNDDEFMGDIPRSVKLSEVLKILEFGGVHFKIEGKKLIVTK; encoded by the coding sequence ATGGAAGATAACGAATTTTACAAAATACTTGTTAACCGGTATATTAATAAACAGCTCACTGATGATGAGCTGGAATTATTTGTGCAATTAACCAAAGAAGGTAAACTGGACGACCACCTTTTGGCAGCGATGAGTAAAAAGGGGGATATTTCTGAAAGTGATCAGGAGGATTATGACAGGCAAACTAAAACGAAGCGGTTGTGGTATAAACTAACGGCTGCTGCTGTGGTATTGGTTGTATTATCTGTAGGGCTGTATTCATATTTCAATCACAATATAATTGACGGTAATAAACAGTCTGTTTATGCAAAACATGATGCAGAACCCGGTGGAGATAAGGCAACGCTTACTTTGGCCGATGGTACCGAAATTTCGTTAACAGATGCCGACAATGGACAGATTGCAAAGCAGGCCGGAGTAGCCATTACAAAAAACACCAGCGGGCAATTGGTGTATACCGTAGTTGAAAGCGGAAAAAAAGAAATAGCATATAATACCATTACCACACCCAGAGGGGGGCAATATCAGGTAAATTTACCAGATGGTACCCAGGTCTGGTTAAATGCAGCATCATCTATAAAATTCCCAACAAGTTTTGCTAATGCAAGCAACCGTAAAGTAGAGTTAAAAGGAGAGGCTTATTTTGAAGTTTTTAAGAATAAGAAACTTCCTTTTATTGTGGTAACGGATAAGCAGGAAGTTGAAGTTTTTGGAACTCATTTTAACATCAATTCTTACGATGATGAAACAAGTGTTAAAACAACCCTGCTCGAGGGTTCCGTAAAGGTTTCGCTGCTTAGTGGGGGCAATAAGGGGACTTCTCGTTTCCTTAAGCCAGGAGAGCAGGCTAGTGTTGAATATCAGACAAGGAACCTTAAAATAGGCAAAGCGAATATTGATCAGGTAATGGCCTGGCAGAAGGGTTACTTCCATTTTGAGGGCGATGATTTGCAATCTGTATTACGCCAGTTATCGCGCTGGTATGATGTGGATGTAGTCTATCAATTAAGCCATAATGATGATGAGTTTATGGGTGATATTCCACGCAGCGTAAAATTATCCGAAGTGCTTAAGATATTAGAATTTGGAGGTGTCCACTTTAAAATTGAAGGAAAAAAACTAATTGTAACTAAATAA
- a CDS encoding SusC/RagA family TonB-linked outer membrane protein codes for MNLNQCRKAPVFRWLFSSRNLLAMKLIVLLIFIGCLQVSATGFSQSITLSERNTTLNNVFESIKEQSGYTFFYNNKLIKQEGRISIELKNVSVETALDQIFKNRPFSYKIINKTIVIKRNSISTAPVIVTAEAQINIKGKISDTDGNPLSGATVMIKGTSKGTSANISGEFSIDAKDGDVLVVKYLGYQPKEVLVKAGVTSINIVLEAELQGLSEVIVTALGVKRQEKALGYAVQRVGGKELQTVKGVDLGTSLTGRVSGLVIKNSTEFNARPTVELRGEDALLIIDGVPYANMTLRDVPTDDIESMDVLKGSTASALYGSRAKGGVLMITTKKGAAGKGFSIDVNSNTMFQLGYLAIPKVQSSYGRGQNGEIDNDYVWGPKLDAGNTARDWNPETKQFEDGRPLVSVGKDNLKNFMNTGIIASNNISLAQSNENGSFRIGVNHIFQKGQFPNQKLNLLNLTSGGEIIVNDHFRVEGRFGVSRGSTPQMWGSGYGNQGYLYQLIMWTGTEYDIRDYKDYWVVPNKTQNWMYTNWYDNPYLIAYEKLNGEVKNKVNANVTANYKFNNDFNLMLRSGYDNYNNTNTKQNPTANIFSTRGGWNARGMYETSDSRGFSTNNDLILTFNKKVSKWAFEGLAGGTLYYFKDDGFTATTKNGLISPRYFSLKGSVEPVTITPGRNWSQQINSLYGRASVSWNDAIFFDATGRNDWNSAQPESSRSYFYPSLGSSVVVSELVKMPAVVDMFKVRGSWTLFKNAFDPFAINKTFSTTTSAWNTLNSASYPSKLIGESLLPSTQRTWEIGAAGYLLGKRLHFDVAYYDKYYYNRQVNTPIPGSSGFSTILVNTAETYARRGLEISVDGSVIRNEDFEWKSTVNWSNQHRYYVDLDPVLSADNPWVKKGQRLDTYLSSYWLRDPSGNVIFNNGFPVESDYDKKYGYGEPDFSIGFINNFRYKNWNLGVNVDGRIGGLMYNYLYDKMWDTGTNPDSDNQYRYDQVVNGLNNYVGKGVKVVSGEVQFDKYGNITSDTRQYAANDVQVGYQDFAQSFRGGDMGIQKETFIKLREVSLGYNFPAKLANKIGARSASFSVTGQNLLLLTDFKFSDPDLDDENLNSPSSRMIGFNLKVGF; via the coding sequence ATGAATTTAAATCAATGTAGGAAAGCACCTGTTTTCAGGTGGTTATTCTCATCCAGGAATTTATTGGCAATGAAACTAATTGTACTATTAATCTTCATAGGTTGCCTTCAAGTCTCCGCAACGGGATTTTCGCAAAGTATTACACTTTCCGAAAGAAACACTACGCTAAATAATGTGTTCGAAAGTATAAAAGAGCAAAGTGGCTATACCTTCTTTTATAACAATAAACTAATAAAACAGGAAGGCAGAATCAGCATCGAGCTGAAGAATGTAAGTGTGGAAACAGCGCTGGACCAGATATTTAAAAACAGGCCGTTTTCATATAAAATCATAAACAAAACCATTGTAATTAAGAGAAATTCCATTTCAACAGCACCGGTTATTGTTACTGCCGAGGCGCAAATAAACATTAAGGGGAAAATTTCAGATACCGATGGAAATCCGTTATCAGGTGCTACTGTTATGATTAAGGGCACTTCTAAAGGTACTTCGGCAAACATATCTGGTGAATTTTCAATAGATGCGAAGGACGGAGATGTATTGGTGGTAAAATATCTGGGCTATCAACCCAAAGAGGTATTGGTAAAGGCAGGTGTTACCAGTATAAATATTGTACTTGAAGCCGAATTACAGGGCCTTTCTGAAGTGATTGTAACTGCCCTTGGGGTTAAAAGACAGGAAAAGGCTTTAGGTTATGCTGTGCAAAGAGTTGGGGGAAAAGAACTGCAAACTGTAAAAGGAGTTGACTTGGGTACTTCCTTAACCGGTCGGGTTTCAGGTTTGGTAATTAAGAATTCTACGGAATTTAACGCAAGACCTACAGTAGAGTTGAGAGGTGAAGATGCATTGTTAATTATTGATGGAGTCCCTTATGCAAACATGACTTTACGTGATGTGCCTACCGATGACATCGAAAGCATGGATGTGTTAAAGGGATCGACTGCTTCTGCTTTATATGGCTCACGTGCTAAAGGTGGTGTTTTGATGATCACTACTAAAAAAGGAGCAGCAGGCAAGGGGTTCTCAATTGATGTAAATAGTAATACTATGTTTCAATTGGGTTATCTGGCAATTCCGAAAGTACAAAGTTCATACGGTCGTGGTCAAAATGGTGAAATTGATAACGATTATGTTTGGGGTCCAAAACTGGATGCAGGAAATACAGCCAGAGATTGGAACCCGGAAACCAAACAATTTGAAGATGGACGCCCCTTAGTATCGGTAGGAAAGGATAACCTGAAGAATTTTATGAATACCGGTATTATAGCCAGTAATAACATTTCTTTGGCACAGAGTAATGAGAATGGAAGTTTCAGGATTGGGGTAAACCATATTTTCCAGAAAGGCCAGTTTCCAAATCAGAAACTTAATCTCCTGAACCTTACTTCTGGTGGTGAGATCATAGTTAATGATCATTTTAGGGTAGAGGGACGTTTTGGTGTTAGTCGTGGTTCTACGCCTCAAATGTGGGGTAGCGGATATGGAAATCAGGGGTATTTATACCAGCTTATCATGTGGACGGGTACAGAGTACGATATTCGTGATTATAAAGACTACTGGGTAGTTCCTAACAAAACACAGAACTGGATGTATACCAATTGGTATGATAACCCATACTTAATTGCTTACGAAAAGCTTAACGGTGAGGTCAAAAATAAAGTAAATGCAAATGTCACTGCCAATTATAAGTTCAACAATGATTTTAACCTGATGCTGCGGTCAGGTTATGATAACTATAATAATACAAATACCAAACAAAACCCTACAGCTAATATTTTCTCTACACGTGGCGGATGGAATGCAAGAGGAATGTATGAAACAAGTGATTCAAGAGGTTTCTCTACCAATAACGATTTGATCCTTACTTTTAATAAGAAAGTTAGCAAATGGGCATTTGAGGGGTTAGCCGGTGGTACACTTTATTATTTTAAAGATGATGGCTTTACCGCTACCACTAAAAATGGATTAATTTCTCCTAGGTATTTTTCTCTGAAAGGTTCAGTTGAGCCGGTAACAATTACCCCTGGAAGAAATTGGTCTCAGCAAATTAACAGTCTTTACGGCCGGGCATCTGTAAGCTGGAACGATGCAATTTTCTTTGATGCTACGGGCAGGAACGACTGGAATTCAGCTCAGCCAGAATCATCAAGATCTTACTTTTATCCATCTTTAGGGTCAAGTGTGGTTGTATCAGAGCTGGTAAAAATGCCTGCTGTTGTTGATATGTTTAAGGTGCGTGGATCATGGACGCTCTTTAAAAATGCTTTTGATCCCTTTGCTATTAATAAAACATTTTCTACTACCACTTCTGCATGGAATACACTAAACTCTGCCAGTTATCCCTCAAAGTTGATCGGTGAGAGTTTATTACCAAGTACACAACGGACCTGGGAAATTGGTGCAGCGGGTTACTTGTTAGGCAAACGATTACATTTCGATGTGGCTTATTATGATAAGTATTATTACAACAGGCAGGTAAATACTCCAATTCCGGGTTCATCAGGCTTTTCAACTATATTGGTAAACACTGCAGAAACATATGCCAGAAGAGGTCTTGAAATCTCTGTAGATGGTTCTGTAATAAGAAATGAAGATTTTGAGTGGAAAAGTACGGTAAACTGGTCTAATCAACATCGCTATTATGTTGATCTGGATCCTGTTTTATCGGCCGATAATCCATGGGTTAAAAAGGGCCAAAGACTGGATACCTACCTTAGTTCTTACTGGTTAAGGGACCCAAGCGGAAACGTAATCTTTAATAACGGATTTCCTGTTGAAAGTGATTATGATAAAAAATACGGTTATGGAGAACCAGACTTTAGCATAGGCTTTATTAACAATTTCAGATACAAAAACTGGAATCTGGGGGTAAATGTAGACGGACGTATTGGCGGACTAATGTATAACTACCTATATGATAAAATGTGGGATACGGGCACTAACCCTGATTCCGACAACCAATATCGTTATGACCAGGTAGTAAACGGTTTGAATAACTATGTAGGTAAAGGTGTTAAAGTCGTGTCTGGAGAAGTGCAGTTTGACAAATATGGAAACATTACCAGCGATACTAGACAATACGCAGCAAACGACGTACAAGTAGGTTATCAGGATTTTGCACAATCTTTTAGAGGGGGTGATATGGGTATTCAAAAAGAAACCTTCATCAAACTTCGTGAAGTTTCACTCGGGTATAATTTCCCTGCAAAGCTGGCTAATAAAATCGGTGCCCGGAGCGCATCATTTTCAGTTACAGGTCAGAATTTACTGCTGTTAACCGACTTTAAATTTTCAGACCCTGACTTGGATGATGAGAACCTGAACTCTCCTTCATCACGAATGATTGGTTTCAATCTTAAGGTAGGATTCTAG
- a CDS encoding TetR/AcrR family transcriptional regulator: protein MSIKDRKERDKLDRRKLIIESATKLFLEQGYEKTSIRNIADDIEYSPATIYLYFKEKDEIFYVIHEQGFDLLNKEFVNHNQIKDPFERLAELGKIYLNFAVTNPDYYDLMFIMRAPLTEIKCHSKWEAGDNSFQYLLQTVTECLEQKLIVAGDPLIVSMAVWSYVHGLVSLFIRERLQSVDIEAEQNPNLLIQSLEYFLKTLKV from the coding sequence ATGTCAATAAAGGATAGAAAAGAAAGAGACAAGCTAGACAGGCGAAAGTTGATTATTGAATCAGCTACAAAACTCTTTTTGGAACAAGGTTATGAAAAAACCTCTATCCGTAATATAGCCGACGATATTGAATACAGCCCTGCAACTATCTATCTGTATTTTAAAGAGAAAGACGAAATATTTTATGTAATTCATGAACAAGGTTTCGATCTCTTAAATAAAGAATTTGTAAACCATAATCAGATTAAAGATCCATTTGAGCGACTGGCTGAACTTGGAAAAATATACTTGAATTTTGCAGTGACAAATCCAGACTATTATGATCTTATGTTTATAATGAGGGCTCCTTTAACGGAAATTAAATGCCATAGCAAGTGGGAAGCCGGAGACAATAGCTTTCAATATCTTCTTCAAACAGTTACTGAATGCCTGGAGCAAAAACTAATTGTAGCAGGTGATCCTCTAATAGTTTCCATGGCTGTATGGTCCTATGTTCATGGCCTTGTTTCCTTATTTATTAGAGAAAGGCTACAATCAGTAGACATTGAAGCTGAGCAAAACCCTAATCTTCTTATCCAGTCATTAGAATATTTTTTAAAAACACTTAAAGTCTAA
- a CDS encoding TolC family protein, translated as MNRKTALKSLLLLILGCWLPFWAFSQSHLQGYIDEALKNNLGIQKQDFALQRSLYALKEAKGLFLPDVELNTSYLTSGGGRKIEIPIGDLLNPVYSTLNNLTGSGKFPQVDNVSQTFNPNNYYDAKVHTTLPLYNAEIIYNSRIKKEQITMQQIELRLYKRELIKQVKLAYYGYEQSLQAIRIFENGIVLAKENLRINQSMVKNGKAIRTVVARSENELTSLETQLEDARAESLNAAGYFNFLLNKPLNSPVETSHNENMIIKPDSVLHSSKREELAALESLNQINTLSVKLTRSTLLPKLSTFIDLGAQGDFLKVNKDAPYYLFGVTLSWQIFNGNRNKNKTQQALLDLKSTEIQTEQASQQLELEVITAQNKLNAALQAFKASVSQTALSLQYYKDEQRLYKEGQALYLELLDAQTRLINDQLKQSIAYLNMLTRNTELERAKASYIL; from the coding sequence ATGAATAGAAAAACAGCCTTAAAATCGTTACTGCTATTAATCCTGGGGTGTTGGCTTCCCTTCTGGGCTTTCTCTCAAAGCCATCTTCAGGGTTATATAGACGAAGCGCTCAAAAACAATCTGGGAATACAGAAACAGGACTTTGCTTTGCAACGAAGCCTGTATGCCTTAAAAGAAGCAAAAGGATTATTCCTTCCGGATGTAGAACTAAACACCTCTTATCTTACATCCGGAGGTGGGCGTAAAATCGAAATCCCTATTGGGGATCTCCTGAATCCGGTATATAGCACTTTAAATAATTTAACGGGATCAGGTAAGTTTCCGCAGGTTGATAATGTGAGCCAGACTTTCAACCCTAATAATTATTACGATGCCAAAGTTCATACAACCCTGCCTCTATACAATGCAGAGATCATATACAACAGCCGCATTAAAAAAGAGCAGATCACGATGCAGCAGATAGAACTAAGGTTATATAAACGGGAACTTATAAAACAGGTTAAACTTGCTTATTACGGCTATGAACAATCGCTGCAGGCCATAAGGATTTTTGAAAACGGGATTGTATTGGCAAAGGAAAACCTTCGGATAAATCAATCGATGGTTAAAAATGGAAAAGCAATAAGAACTGTAGTGGCCCGTTCAGAAAATGAACTTACCAGTCTCGAAACCCAGCTCGAAGATGCCAGGGCTGAATCCCTGAATGCCGCTGGCTATTTCAATTTTCTGCTCAACAAGCCGCTCAATAGCCCTGTTGAAACCAGTCATAATGAGAATATGATTATTAAGCCCGACTCAGTTTTACATTCAAGTAAAAGAGAGGAACTGGCCGCTCTTGAATCTTTAAACCAGATCAACACCCTCTCTGTAAAATTAACCAGATCTACCCTACTTCCCAAGCTATCTACATTCATAGACTTAGGTGCACAGGGTGATTTTTTAAAAGTTAATAAGGATGCTCCATACTATCTTTTTGGTGTTACACTATCCTGGCAGATATTTAATGGCAACAGAAATAAAAACAAAACTCAGCAGGCACTTCTCGATTTAAAATCTACCGAAATACAAACAGAACAGGCATCACAGCAACTGGAGCTTGAGGTGATTACCGCTCAAAATAAATTGAACGCGGCACTCCAGGCTTTTAAAGCATCAGTTAGTCAGACAGCCCTATCGCTCCAATACTACAAGGATGAGCAGCGCCTTTACAAAGAAGGTCAGGCACTTTACCTTGAATTATTGGATGCACAGACCAGGCTGATAAACGACCAGCTGAAGCAAAGCATTGCATATCTGAATATGCTAACCAGAAATACCGAACTGGAAAGAGCAAAAGCAAGCTATATTCTTTAA
- a CDS encoding SusD/RagB family nutrient-binding outer membrane lipoprotein, protein MKRIIKYMLILPLLAMLTNGCKKFEDINTNPNETTQVNSAMLATGMILNITRGDISSTKGFMQPFLLGKYLTWGEGQEGFQYNRLGRTDFDRITLLRNIPSMENYATSDALKKSYQGLGHFIRAWQFFMATMQVGDIPYAEAVKGETNVLQPKYDTQKAVFMGILNELDQANQLFATGANFEGDPIYAGNVDKWRRLTNSFELHVLINLYKKTADADLKVIDRFKDIVANRPLMRDYRDNFALVYNNTAGQNYPWSDVPAGSGNSFVKSNYTMLTNTLLAPLKATDDRRLFYYAKPSPVKITAGVSQSDYNAYPGVEPSDAFSALQTRRVGKDYADLNNRYVQLVNAEPVSVFSCWDMQFALAEAAVRGWITGTAAQVYYADGITNSMNAVAINTPDLADYHHNMKMDAAYILAFPAKPGVALAGSTEEQIKQIITQKYLANFLQGGKYQSWFENRRTGYPVFTLNSTTNLNTPSTNFPLRWLYPSNELSYNSDNLDAAVQSQYGGNDNTNQQMWLLK, encoded by the coding sequence ATGAAAAGAATTATAAAATATATGTTGATTTTGCCTTTACTGGCAATGCTAACAAACGGTTGTAAAAAGTTTGAAGACATCAATACCAATCCAAATGAAACAACCCAGGTAAATTCGGCCATGCTGGCAACAGGCATGATTCTAAACATTACCCGTGGCGACATCAGCTCTACAAAAGGATTTATGCAGCCCTTTTTATTGGGCAAATACCTAACCTGGGGCGAGGGGCAAGAAGGCTTTCAATACAACAGACTCGGACGTACCGATTTTGATCGCATTACATTATTGCGGAATATTCCATCAATGGAAAACTATGCTACAAGCGATGCACTTAAAAAATCATATCAGGGATTAGGACATTTTATCCGTGCATGGCAATTCTTTATGGCTACAATGCAGGTAGGAGATATCCCCTATGCAGAAGCCGTAAAAGGAGAAACTAATGTACTGCAGCCTAAATATGATACTCAAAAAGCAGTTTTTATGGGAATTCTGAATGAGCTTGATCAGGCAAACCAGTTGTTTGCAACAGGTGCAAACTTTGAAGGTGACCCTATCTATGCCGGTAACGTCGACAAGTGGAGAAGGCTTACCAATAGTTTTGAGCTGCATGTGCTAATTAATCTTTATAAAAAAACAGCAGATGCAGATCTTAAGGTTATTGACCGTTTCAAAGATATTGTTGCAAACCGTCCGCTGATGCGCGATTACAGAGATAATTTTGCACTTGTTTATAACAATACTGCTGGTCAGAATTACCCATGGTCTGATGTGCCGGCTGGTTCTGGTAACTCATTTGTGAAATCGAACTATACCATGCTCACAAACACTTTGCTAGCACCTTTAAAAGCTACCGACGACAGGAGGTTGTTTTACTATGCTAAGCCTTCGCCGGTTAAAATTACTGCAGGGGTGTCGCAGTCTGATTATAACGCTTATCCGGGTGTAGAACCTTCTGATGCCTTTTCAGCCTTGCAAACAAGAAGAGTAGGTAAAGATTATGCCGACCTTAATAATCGTTATGTGCAGCTGGTAAATGCTGAGCCGGTTAGTGTATTTAGTTGCTGGGATATGCAATTTGCGCTTGCAGAGGCTGCTGTACGCGGATGGATTACAGGAACAGCAGCACAGGTTTATTACGCTGATGGTATTACAAATTCTATGAACGCAGTTGCAATAAATACACCTGATCTGGCCGATTATCACCACAACATGAAAATGGATGCAGCTTATATACTTGCCTTCCCGGCTAAGCCAGGAGTTGCGCTTGCAGGGTCAACTGAGGAGCAGATTAAGCAGATCATCACGCAAAAATATCTGGCCAATTTCTTACAGGGAGGTAAATATCAATCTTGGTTCGAAAACCGGAGAACCGGATATCCTGTATTTACTTTAAACAGTACAACAAATTTAAATACACCATCTACAAACTTTCCGTTACGCTGGTTATATCCATCTAATGAGTTGAGTTATAATTCAGACAACCTTGATGCAGCTGTTCAATCTCAATACGGAGGTAATGATAATACAAATCAGCAAATGTGGTTGTTAAAGTAG
- a CDS encoding efflux RND transporter periplasmic adaptor subunit encodes MKHINSLPLFIFLGLAIIGCSEPKPVQKTDDAIPVKLISSNALTENEPVETSGLLSSEQQSNLSFKTGGIINRIFVKEGDHVNNGQVLASLNMTEVNAQLNQAEEGFNKAKRDAQRTANLFKDSVSTREQLENTQTALVIAKKSLDIARFNATQSTIRANTSGVVLKKLANEGEQVAGGTPILYISSVSTKDWIVKCGITDKDRSRISGNEKVDLNFDVFPQTITGVVKSLAQGTDAASGLYQAEIRLNPTYARLISGLFAKVKIYPFGKTDLLSVPVDALVEGKNDSAYVYTSVNNRAVKKAVKVAYLKNDKAFISAGIVPTDQIIREGSAYLTNGAPIKIIR; translated from the coding sequence ATGAAACATATAAATTCACTACCATTATTCATATTTCTTGGCCTGGCCATAATTGGCTGTAGTGAGCCAAAACCAGTACAAAAAACCGACGATGCCATTCCGGTAAAACTAATTTCATCTAATGCCCTTACAGAAAATGAACCTGTAGAAACCTCAGGGCTATTATCGTCAGAACAACAGAGTAACCTTTCTTTTAAAACAGGGGGAATCATAAACCGCATTTTTGTTAAGGAAGGTGATCATGTAAATAACGGGCAGGTACTAGCCTCACTAAACATGACTGAAGTAAACGCTCAGTTAAACCAAGCTGAAGAGGGTTTTAACAAGGCAAAAAGAGATGCTCAAAGGACTGCCAATTTGTTTAAGGATAGCGTAAGTACCAGAGAACAGCTGGAAAATACTCAAACTGCTTTGGTAATTGCCAAAAAGAGCCTCGATATCGCTAGGTTTAATGCCACTCAATCAACCATACGCGCAAACACAAGCGGCGTTGTGCTTAAAAAACTTGCAAATGAAGGAGAACAGGTAGCTGGAGGAACCCCAATTCTCTATATAAGCAGTGTCTCAACCAAAGACTGGATAGTAAAATGTGGCATTACTGACAAAGACAGATCAAGGATTAGCGGGAATGAGAAAGTTGACCTGAACTTTGATGTGTTCCCACAAACCATAACGGGTGTAGTAAAATCTCTGGCACAAGGCACTGATGCAGCTTCAGGTTTATACCAGGCCGAAATAAGGCTCAATCCTACTTACGCCAGGTTAATTTCAGGACTTTTTGCCAAAGTAAAAATCTACCCTTTTGGCAAAACAGATCTGCTGTCAGTTCCGGTTGATGCTTTAGTAGAAGGCAAAAATGACAGTGCTTATGTATACACCTCTGTAAACAACAGGGCTGTAAAAAAGGCCGTAAAGGTGGCTTATCTGAAAAATGACAAGGCCTTTATCTCCGCAGGCATAGTGCCCACCGATCAGATAATAAGAGAAGGATCAGCCTATCTTACCAATGGAGCTCCTATTAAAATAATCAGATAA